In Aegilops tauschii subsp. strangulata cultivar AL8/78 chromosome 3, Aet v6.0, whole genome shotgun sequence, one genomic interval encodes:
- the LOC109778425 gene encoding F-box protein At5g03970-like, with product MLREILLRLPPRPSSLPRASLVSKRWLSLVADPQFQRRFRDHHGKPPLLGFFVDDNRSCPFVPMLGRPDRIPRARFSIPPNKDDRIPRARFSMSPNGDNRIVDCRHGLVLFLGRGPPHHLLVWDPVAREQRRLFLPPELDFFNAAVLRPTRGHFQVALITYAGMTRFSACLYSSETGIWGNINSLELESYILPLEGASTLIGNSFCWLLTGRYRHVILEFDLDTQSLAVTELPPLEGDQELRIVPAQDGGLGFIHVSQFHAQLWKRKPDSDGLALAVWVLDKAIEFEELRSTYKGDSITLVGFAEESNAVLALTVSGVFMVNLQSVEFKKISNVRSNFSYYPFACCYAASNNKPSYNLLHSVINKFNFY from the coding sequence ATGCTCCGGGAGATTCTCCTTCGCCTCCCGCCGCGCCCTTCCTCCCTCCCGCGGGCCTCCCTCGTCTCCAAGCGTTGGCTCAGCCTCGTCGCCGATCCCCAATTCCAACGCCGCTTCCGCGACCACCACGGCAAGCCTCCTCTCCTTGGCTTCTTCGTCGACGACAATCGCTCCTGTCCGTTTGTCCCAATGCTGGGCCGACCGGATCGCATCCCCCGCGCTCGCTTCTCCATCCCTCCCAACAAGGACGACCGCATCCCCCGCGCTCGCTTCTCCATGTCTCCCAACGGGGACAACCGCATCGTCGACTGCCGCCACGGACTTGTACTTTTCCTCGGCCGCGGCCCGCCGCACCACCTACTTGTGTGGGACCCCGTCGCCCGCGAGCAGCGCCGCCTGTTCCTCCCACCAGAGCTGGACTTCTTCAACGCAGCGGTGCTTCGCCCTACCCGTGGCCATTTCCAGGTGGCCCTGATAACATATGCAGGAATGACAAGATTTTCCGCATGCCTTTACTCATCGGAGACTGGCATATGGGGCAATATCAACTCACTGGAGCTGGAATCGTATATACTACCTTTGGAAGGAGCCAGTACTTTGATTGGGAATTCCTTTTGCTGGTTACTTACGGGTCGTTATCGCCATGTCATACTTGAGTTTGATCTGGATACACAGAGCCTAGCTGTGACAGAGCTGCCACCACTCGAAGGCGACCAAGAATTAAGGATTGTACCTGCCCAAGATGGTGGGCTTGGCTTCATCCATGTCTCACAATTCCATGCCCAATTATGGAAGAGAAAGCCTGATTCTGATGGTTTGGCTTTGGCTGTATGGGTGCTCGATAAAGCTATTGAATTTGAGGAGCTCAGATCAACTTACAAGGGAGACTCCATCACTTTAGTGGGGTTTGCTGAGGAGAGTAATGCAGTCCTTGCACTGACAGTTTCTGGTGTCTTCATGGTCAACCTCCAGTCAGTGGAGTTTAAGAAAATTTCCAATGTGAGGTCCAATTTTTCCTATTATCCATTTGCATGTTGCTATGCTGCAAGTAATAACAAGCCTTCATATAATTTACTTCACAGTGTTATAAATAAATTTAATTTTTACTAG